Proteins from a genomic interval of Flammeovirgaceae bacterium SG7u.111:
- a CDS encoding TatD family hydrolase — MKFIDSHIHMSSRTTDDYQAMRDAGIVAVIEPAFWMGQPRTEVGTFKDYFSSLVGWERFRASQFGIKHYCTIGINSKEANNEVLAEQVAELLPLYIYKEGVVGVGEIGYDDQTPAEDKIFRLQLDLAKEAGLPVQIHTPHRDKKNGTSKSMDVCIEHGLEPNMVVIDHNNEETVKEVLDRGFWAAFTIYPNTKMGNKRMAEVVKQYGPERIIVDSSADWGVSDPLAVPKTAALMAEMGIPEEHIRLTCYQNALDAYTQSGQMDESDWLNSEPIDQRKQFSGNTVLRGQKPLIEGEEESNIIE, encoded by the coding sequence ATGAAGTTTATCGATTCGCACATACACATGTCGTCCCGCACTACGGACGACTATCAAGCTATGCGTGATGCTGGCATAGTAGCCGTAATTGAGCCTGCTTTTTGGATGGGGCAGCCACGCACCGAAGTAGGTACGTTCAAAGATTATTTTAGCAGCTTGGTTGGTTGGGAACGATTCAGGGCGAGCCAGTTTGGTATAAAGCATTATTGCACTATCGGCATCAACTCTAAGGAGGCGAACAACGAGGTACTTGCCGAGCAGGTGGCGGAGCTTTTGCCTTTGTACATTTACAAAGAGGGTGTAGTAGGAGTGGGCGAGATTGGCTACGATGACCAAACCCCTGCCGAGGATAAGATTTTCCGTTTACAGCTGGACTTGGCGAAGGAAGCTGGGTTGCCAGTGCAAATCCATACGCCGCATAGGGATAAGAAAAACGGTACGTCGAAGTCGATGGATGTGTGCATTGAGCACGGGCTTGAACCAAATATGGTGGTGATTGACCACAATAATGAGGAAACTGTGAAAGAGGTGTTGGATAGAGGCTTTTGGGCGGCATTTACCATTTACCCCAATACCAAAATGGGGAATAAGCGCATGGCGGAAGTGGTGAAGCAATATGGCCCTGAGCGAATCATTGTCGATAGCTCGGCCGATTGGGGGGTGAGCGACCCGTTGGCTGTGCCCAAAACCGCTGCACTGATGGCAGAAATGGGTATTCCCGAAGAACACATCCGCCTGACTTGCTACCAAAATGCCTTGGATGCTTATACGCAAAGTGGGCAGATGGACGAGAGCGATTGGCTAAATTCCGAGCCTATCGATCAGCGAAAGCAGTTTTCTGGTAATACAGTTTTGAGGGGGCAAAAACCGCTGATAGAAGGGGAAGAAGAGTCGAATATTATAGAGTAA
- a CDS encoding TatD family hydrolase: MNMIDSHAHIYSDKFKNDVDEMIARSFDAGIDKILMPNIDHASIDRMLELEEKYPHQCYSMMGLHPCSVGKDFEKELYLVEDWLGKKDFLAVGEMGLDLYWDKTFFEQQKEAFRVQAGLAKKHKLPLVIHTRDSMEESIELLEELADENLTGVVHCFTGSVEDAERIIKTGFYLGIGGVSTFKNGGLDKVLPAISLNHLLLETDSPYLAPIPHRGKRNEPSYIQHIAKRIAEIKKVSLEEVAQKTRENTVKLFNIKDI, translated from the coding sequence ATGAACATGATTGATAGTCACGCCCATATCTATTCAGACAAATTCAAGAATGATGTAGACGAAATGATAGCCAGAAGTTTTGATGCTGGTATAGACAAAATACTAATGCCGAATATAGATCATGCATCTATAGACAGGATGCTTGAACTGGAAGAAAAGTACCCTCACCAGTGCTATTCTATGATGGGTCTCCACCCTTGCTCGGTAGGGAAAGACTTTGAGAAAGAGCTTTATTTGGTAGAAGACTGGCTGGGGAAAAAAGATTTTTTGGCAGTTGGGGAAATGGGGCTAGACCTTTATTGGGATAAAACTTTTTTTGAACAGCAAAAAGAAGCTTTCCGAGTCCAAGCCGGCCTCGCCAAAAAACATAAACTACCACTTGTCATCCACACCCGCGACTCTATGGAAGAAAGCATTGAGTTGCTAGAAGAACTGGCTGATGAAAACCTCACAGGAGTCGTCCATTGCTTTACAGGCAGTGTCGAAGATGCCGAAAGGATTATAAAAACAGGGTTTTACCTAGGCATAGGCGGAGTTTCTACCTTCAAAAATGGAGGACTTGATAAAGTACTACCCGCCATTTCCCTCAACCATCTGCTACTTGAAACAGACAGCCCGTACCTTGCACCTATTCCACATAGGGGCAAAAGAAATGAGCCTTCTTACATTCAACATATAGCCAAAAGAATAGCTGAGATAAAAAAAGTATCTTTGGAGGAAGTAGCCCAAAAAACGAGAGAAAACACTGTCAAGCTTTTTAACATCAAAGATATTTAA
- a CDS encoding class I SAM-dependent methyltransferase, translated as MDDSNILDIPAKYKEIEAKCKEIGFTMPSDMYVGTLLKTLVSSKPNGNFLELGTGIGLSLAWMEEGMDDFSKLITVDNDPELSGIAKSFFGEDEQIEIVCADGTEWLMTYDGELFDLVFADAWPGKYSELNEVLDVVNLGGFYVIDDMLPQPNWPEGHAEKAEKLMAELEARNDLVLTKMNWSTGVVVCVKIS; from the coding sequence ATGGACGACTCGAATATTCTAGATATTCCAGCAAAATATAAGGAGATAGAAGCAAAGTGTAAGGAAATTGGATTTACGATGCCCTCGGATATGTATGTTGGGACGCTGCTCAAAACGCTGGTTTCGTCTAAACCCAATGGGAATTTTTTGGAACTTGGGACAGGGATTGGGCTTTCGCTGGCATGGATGGAAGAGGGGATGGATGATTTTTCGAAACTAATCACGGTCGATAATGATCCTGAGTTGAGTGGGATTGCCAAGAGTTTTTTTGGGGAAGATGAGCAAATAGAAATTGTTTGTGCTGATGGGACAGAATGGTTAATGACCTACGATGGAGAGCTGTTTGATCTTGTGTTTGCCGATGCTTGGCCAGGTAAATATAGTGAGCTAAACGAGGTGCTAGACGTAGTGAATTTGGGCGGGTTTTATGTAATAGACGATATGCTTCCTCAGCCAAACTGGCCCGAAGGGCATGCCGAAAAAGCTGAAAAGCTAATGGCTGAGTTGGAAGCCAGAAATGATTTGGTTTTAACTAAAATGAATTGGTCAACAGGAGTGGTGGTTTGTGTCAAAATCAGTTGA
- a CDS encoding EboA domain-containing protein, with translation MIYQAPLDEMRIYLRSIIEANTNEKGKNWLAGQEEKLELDSSERALYMAFGAAPRFVGKEKLVLTQEQLKKAATLRKGFDPNGWTVDQAARTWIVLSLSYEEKSTYLATLDKLFETGDVREQAALYAALPLLPQPEWHVKRAAEGVRTNMTVVLDAVALNNPFPADYFDDLAWNQLVLKSIFTERPVYKIYHADERGNIELSKILLNYAHERWAASRAVTPELWRFCGKYMSKEILADLEKVLENGSEIEKKAVILTSKDSHRPEAALLALKEKKLAKELEESGYTWDDLGRELEASKAGLGDGAYQQAGSGFAQTTLPKK, from the coding sequence ATGATCTATCAAGCACCTTTGGATGAGATGAGGATCTACCTTAGATCAATAATTGAAGCAAATACGAATGAAAAAGGCAAGAACTGGCTAGCTGGTCAAGAAGAAAAGCTTGAGTTGGACAGTAGTGAGCGGGCATTATACATGGCTTTTGGTGCAGCTCCCCGCTTTGTGGGAAAGGAAAAATTAGTGCTCACACAAGAGCAGTTGAAAAAAGCGGCTACTTTGAGAAAAGGCTTTGACCCAAATGGATGGACGGTAGATCAAGCTGCGAGGACTTGGATAGTCCTTTCCCTTTCTTATGAAGAAAAATCGACTTATTTGGCTACGCTCGATAAGCTTTTTGAAACTGGAGATGTGCGAGAACAGGCGGCTCTTTATGCTGCGTTGCCCCTTTTGCCACAGCCCGAGTGGCATGTGAAAAGAGCTGCTGAGGGTGTCCGTACCAATATGACCGTAGTATTGGATGCTGTGGCTTTGAACAACCCTTTCCCAGCAGATTATTTTGATGACTTGGCTTGGAACCAACTTGTGCTAAAATCCATTTTTACCGAGCGACCTGTTTACAAAATCTATCATGCAGACGAAAGGGGGAATATTGAACTTTCAAAGATATTGTTAAACTATGCCCACGAACGCTGGGCAGCTAGCAGAGCGGTGACGCCTGAGCTATGGCGGTTTTGCGGGAAATATATGAGTAAAGAAATACTTGCAGACTTAGAGAAAGTACTGGAGAATGGTTCTGAAATAGAGAAAAAAGCAGTGATTTTGACTAGTAAAGATAGCCACCGACCAGAAGCTGCTCTTCTTGCGCTAAAAGAAAAGAAATTAGCCAAAGAACTTGAAGAAAGTGGCTATACTTGGGATGACTTGGGCAGGGAGCTGGAAGCATCGAAGGCAGGCTTGGGAGACGGTGCATACCAACAAGCGGGCAGCGGGTTTGCCCAAACAACTTTGCCAAAGAAATAA
- a CDS encoding DUF3089 domain-containing protein — protein sequence MRLFTIKKSLLLYILFSFSFVYGQIDYNNLENWTSHPEKEDLADLVPQAEGLKNNQENAGVDVFYIHPTTFIFSMKAKNAKIDKKKVNKRTDYVTMNQASVFNGSCKVFAPRYRQASIITFLKKPKQKRTDIFDLAYADVKKAFENYLTNHNYGRPIIIAGHSQGSYLGLRLLKEFFDGKELQDQLIAAYLIGNAAATPVEVYEDYFKELKPAQGRDDTGVVVTWNTYSKTGDKLYYFNNDLLYYNDGFQSNKGKKMVSINPLNWKTDTTFAENNLSLGGVKLEKNAKKYGLVDPQLTSAQLDNGILRIERPNAKGYKVPFDKDYHIFDYSIFYLNIRKNVADRIAAFWETERGQDELPTGK from the coding sequence ATGCGATTATTCACGATCAAAAAAAGTCTTCTCTTATATATATTATTTTCATTTTCCTTTGTCTACGGACAGATTGATTATAACAACTTAGAAAACTGGACTTCCCACCCCGAAAAAGAAGACCTTGCCGATCTTGTTCCGCAAGCTGAAGGGTTAAAAAATAACCAGGAAAATGCAGGTGTAGATGTCTTTTATATTCATCCTACTACCTTCATTTTTAGCATGAAGGCAAAAAATGCAAAGATTGACAAGAAAAAGGTAAACAAGCGCACCGATTATGTGACGATGAACCAAGCGAGTGTGTTCAATGGATCTTGCAAAGTGTTTGCCCCTCGGTATCGCCAAGCGTCCATCATTACTTTCTTAAAGAAGCCTAAACAGAAAAGAACAGATATTTTTGATTTGGCTTATGCCGATGTGAAAAAAGCGTTTGAAAACTATTTGACCAACCATAATTATGGGCGACCTATCATAATTGCAGGGCATAGTCAAGGGAGTTATTTGGGCTTGAGACTTTTGAAAGAGTTCTTTGATGGGAAAGAACTTCAAGATCAGTTGATAGCTGCTTATTTGATTGGGAATGCTGCGGCTACTCCAGTTGAGGTGTATGAGGATTATTTCAAAGAATTGAAACCTGCACAAGGACGAGATGATACCGGAGTGGTGGTGACATGGAATACTTACAGTAAAACAGGTGATAAATTGTATTATTTCAACAATGATCTTCTATACTATAACGATGGGTTTCAGTCAAACAAAGGTAAAAAAATGGTATCGATCAATCCACTGAATTGGAAAACAGACACCACATTTGCTGAAAATAATTTGAGCTTGGGTGGGGTGAAGCTTGAAAAGAATGCAAAGAAATATGGCCTGGTCGATCCACAGTTGACAAGTGCGCAACTAGATAATGGTATTTTGAGAATAGAACGTCCTAATGCGAAAGGGTACAAAGTTCCTTTTGATAAGGATTATCACATTTTTGATTACAGTATTTTTTATCTCAATATCCGAAAGAACGTAGCAGATAGGATTGCCGCCTTTTGGGAAACTGAAAGGGGACAAGATGAGCTTCCTACAGGCAAATAA
- a CDS encoding biopolymer transporter ExbD codes for MAKFKKKTNTSEEIPTSALPDIIFMLLFFFMVTTVMRENTLMVENKLPAATQLTKLEQKSLVSYIYIGKPKEVDKFGKEPRIQLNDALFTPDEIPMFVLSEKDKLDEAEKDKITMSLKVDKEAKMGIVTDVRQQLREANALKVNYSSLPGAL; via the coding sequence ATGGCTAAATTCAAAAAGAAAACTAATACCAGTGAAGAAATCCCTACTTCAGCTTTGCCTGATATCATTTTCATGCTTTTGTTCTTCTTCATGGTAACCACGGTAATGAGGGAAAATACCTTAATGGTAGAAAATAAACTCCCTGCAGCTACCCAGCTTACCAAGCTTGAGCAAAAGTCGCTAGTAAGCTACATTTATATTGGAAAACCAAAAGAGGTTGATAAGTTTGGTAAAGAACCACGTATCCAACTAAACGATGCGCTTTTTACTCCAGACGAAATTCCAATGTTTGTGCTATCTGAAAAAGATAAGCTTGACGAAGCAGAAAAGGACAAAATCACAATGTCTTTGAAAGTAGATAAAGAAGCTAAAATGGGCATTGTAACAGACGTGAGACAGCAACTTAGAGAGGCAAATGCCCTCAAAGTAAACTATTCAAGTTTGCCAGGTGCTTTATAA
- the eboC gene encoding UbiA-like protein EboC (EboC, a homolog the polyprenyltransferase UbiA, belongs to system of proteins involved in the trafficking of precursor metabolites to an extracytoplasmic compartment so that the biosynthesis of certain natural products, such as scytonemin, can be completed.) — translation MKPYLILMRPANIVTAIADILLGFAVAMFVLGKADGFAWWEFARHSHGLWHLILATVGLYGGGVVLNDVFDYELDKKERPERPLPSGQVSVTAAAVFGAALLVFGVAAASFVSVESGIIAFAVGALAVIYDYWGKHQDFLGPINMGMCRGGNLLLGVGVVAGAVASYWFLAFVPILFIATITMISRGEVHGGSPVALRAAVVMYLLVIGFIASLGFMSGFQLYSAMPFLLLFAYFVFPALFKALQNPSQGPLIGKAVKAGVISLIIMDAAIAAGFCGWPYGLLVLALLPISILLAKVFAVT, via the coding sequence ATGAAACCATACCTTATTTTGATGCGGCCAGCGAATATAGTGACCGCTATTGCCGATATTTTGTTGGGCTTTGCCGTGGCTATGTTTGTACTGGGAAAAGCTGACGGTTTTGCATGGTGGGAGTTTGCTCGCCATAGTCACGGGTTATGGCATTTGATTTTGGCCACGGTAGGTCTCTATGGAGGAGGAGTGGTATTGAACGATGTATTTGACTATGAGTTAGATAAAAAAGAGCGCCCCGAGCGTCCGCTTCCTTCGGGACAGGTTTCGGTGACGGCTGCTGCTGTTTTTGGGGCTGCTCTACTTGTTTTTGGGGTAGCCGCCGCTAGTTTTGTTTCGGTAGAAAGCGGCATTATTGCTTTTGCAGTAGGAGCGTTGGCGGTTATTTACGATTACTGGGGCAAGCACCAAGACTTTTTAGGTCCAATAAATATGGGTATGTGTCGAGGGGGAAATCTGCTTTTGGGCGTGGGCGTGGTGGCTGGTGCTGTGGCGAGCTATTGGTTTTTAGCCTTTGTTCCCATTTTGTTCATTGCAACCATTACTATGATAAGCCGAGGCGAGGTACATGGAGGAAGTCCTGTGGCACTTCGAGCTGCTGTGGTAATGTATCTGTTAGTAATAGGCTTCATTGCTTCTTTAGGCTTTATGAGTGGCTTCCAGCTCTATTCGGCAATGCCGTTTCTTTTGCTCTTTGCCTATTTTGTTTTCCCCGCCCTGTTCAAAGCTCTGCAAAATCCTTCCCAAGGACCGCTGATAGGCAAGGCAGTAAAAGCTGGAGTTATTTCCCTTATCATTATGGATGCTGCCATAGCGGCTGGTTTTTGTGGTTGGCCATATGGCTTACTTGTGTTGGCGCTGCTGCCTATCTCTATTTTACTGGCAAAAGTCTTTGCAGTTACCTAA
- a CDS encoding prohibitin family protein, translated as MKNKNFLPLITTSVIVIIFLLFLSSNIFVTIQSGQAGVLYEKFGSGTVTDRYYSEGFHIKAPWNTMYIYNVRVQEERMEMEVLSKNGLSIIVDVSIRYRPTLADLGRMQKEIGQDYQNVIITPEVRSSVRKVIGEYDPEELYSTKRDIIQKEIYDETKANVEEKYILLDAILIRSVVLPATIKTAIENKLKQEQESKEYEFRLEKELKEAERKKIEAQGIKDFQDIVSEGISDKLLKWKGIESTLELAKSQNSKVVIIGGGKDGLPIILGGGDDK; from the coding sequence ATGAAAAATAAAAATTTTTTACCGCTCATTACCACGAGTGTTATCGTTATTATCTTCTTGCTCTTCTTGTCAAGTAATATATTCGTAACTATCCAATCGGGCCAGGCTGGTGTGCTCTACGAGAAATTTGGCTCTGGAACAGTAACCGATAGGTACTACTCTGAAGGCTTTCATATCAAAGCTCCATGGAATACCATGTATATCTACAACGTACGTGTACAAGAAGAGCGTATGGAAATGGAGGTACTCTCCAAAAATGGTCTTTCCATCATAGTAGATGTATCAATTCGCTACCGCCCTACCCTTGCAGACTTAGGGAGGATGCAAAAGGAAATTGGGCAGGATTATCAAAATGTCATCATCACCCCAGAGGTTAGGTCTTCTGTAAGGAAGGTAATTGGCGAATACGACCCTGAAGAACTTTATTCGACCAAAAGGGACATCATCCAAAAAGAAATTTATGATGAGACCAAAGCAAATGTAGAAGAAAAGTATATCTTATTAGATGCTATCCTCATCAGAAGCGTAGTGCTTCCTGCTACTATCAAAACGGCTATTGAAAATAAGCTGAAGCAAGAGCAAGAGTCTAAAGAATACGAGTTTCGGTTGGAAAAAGAGCTAAAAGAAGCAGAAAGGAAGAAAATTGAAGCACAAGGTATTAAAGATTTCCAAGACATTGTTTCGGAAGGGATTTCCGACAAACTTTTGAAGTGGAAAGGCATCGAATCAACACTCGAACTTGCCAAATCCCAAAACTCAAAAGTAGTTATTATTGGTGGTGGAAAAGACGGTTTGCCTATTATTTTGGGCGGTGGGGATGATAAGTAA
- a CDS encoding biopolymer transporter ExbD: protein MPKGKNRPGAEVNSGSMADIAFLLLIFFLVTTTIASDKGLYVQLPPKVEDRVEIKLKQRNIFNIQLNSNDLMLVEEEVMEIPELKEAVKRFVTNNGEDPDLSESPKDAVVSLKADRGTSYEMYISVLDALKRAYNELRAEHLGITLEEYLKLDRKNSEEDEAMYDDARKAFPYQVSDAEPTDVSKIAQ from the coding sequence ATGCCTAAAGGAAAAAATAGACCTGGTGCAGAGGTCAACTCAGGTTCCATGGCAGACATCGCGTTTCTATTGCTCATCTTCTTCTTGGTTACTACAACCATCGCATCAGACAAAGGTCTGTATGTACAGTTGCCACCAAAAGTTGAAGATCGTGTAGAAATCAAGCTCAAGCAACGAAACATTTTCAACATCCAGTTGAATTCAAACGATTTGATGCTTGTGGAAGAGGAAGTGATGGAAATACCAGAGTTGAAAGAAGCCGTTAAAAGATTTGTAACCAACAATGGGGAGGATCCTGACTTGTCAGAAAGCCCCAAGGATGCCGTAGTATCTCTAAAAGCTGACCGTGGTACTAGCTACGAGATGTATATTTCAGTTCTTGATGCGCTCAAAAGAGCATATAACGAACTGAGAGCAGAGCACTTAGGCATAACACTCGAAGAATATTTGAAACTCGATAGGAAAAACTCGGAAGAGGACGAAGCGATGTACGATGACGCAAGAAAAGCTTTTCCTTATCAAGTATCGGATGCTGAACCTACTGATGTGAGTAAAATCGCTCAGTAA
- a CDS encoding asparaginase produces the protein MNRYYKTVNINTALGRKSLGSVLVIYTGGTIGMDHDPSSGSLIPFDFERIIEQVPELKRFQFELTVLSFQELIDSSDVNLDHWLELSRIIDDFYDEYDGFVVLHGTDTMAYTASAISFMTKNLSKPIIFTGAQLPIGASRTDARDNLIAALEIASTQRDGKALIPEVCIYFDNLLLRGNRSKKAQNFNFTAFESANYQPLAVAGIHIDYNLSAVRKTNDKPFSTLTKLDPNVLILKIFPGISQSYVKHVLQTPDLRGIVLETYGSGNAPTDKWFLDLVSDAISRDIIIYNVSQCDGGSVTQGKYITSKYLGDTGVIGGSDITSEAAVTKLMVLLGNYSDLGKVKKLLAKSLCGEITL, from the coding sequence ATGAACAGGTATTATAAAACTGTAAATATAAACACAGCACTAGGGAGGAAATCGCTCGGCTCAGTATTGGTGATCTACACTGGGGGCACCATAGGCATGGATCATGACCCTTCTAGCGGCAGCCTTATCCCTTTTGATTTTGAACGCATAATAGAGCAAGTCCCAGAGCTTAAAAGGTTCCAATTCGAACTCACGGTATTATCCTTTCAAGAACTCATCGATTCTTCTGATGTAAATCTGGACCATTGGCTAGAACTTTCACGAATAATTGACGATTTCTACGATGAATATGATGGATTTGTAGTGCTTCATGGCACCGATACCATGGCCTATACGGCTTCTGCTATCAGTTTCATGACCAAAAACCTTAGCAAGCCCATCATCTTTACCGGAGCTCAACTGCCTATTGGGGCTTCAAGAACCGATGCTCGGGACAATCTCATAGCTGCTTTAGAAATTGCTTCTACACAGAGAGATGGAAAAGCATTGATCCCCGAAGTCTGTATTTATTTTGATAATTTATTATTGAGAGGAAATAGATCTAAAAAGGCACAAAACTTTAACTTTACAGCATTCGAATCGGCTAATTACCAACCATTGGCAGTAGCCGGCATCCATATAGATTACAACTTATCCGCAGTACGAAAGACCAACGACAAACCCTTTAGCACCCTTACCAAACTAGACCCTAATGTACTTATCCTCAAAATATTCCCAGGTATATCGCAGAGCTATGTTAAGCATGTTTTGCAAACACCCGACTTGAGGGGAATCGTACTTGAGACATACGGTTCAGGCAATGCGCCTACTGACAAATGGTTTTTAGATTTGGTGTCAGACGCCATTTCACGTGATATTATCATTTATAATGTATCACAGTGTGATGGAGGTAGCGTGACCCAGGGCAAGTATATTACCAGCAAATACCTTGGCGATACGGGTGTGATAGGCGGAAGCGACATCACAAGCGAAGCTGCTGTCACCAAATTAATGGTATTACTTGGGAATTACTCAGATTTAGGCAAGGTTAAAAAACTGTTAGCCAAATCCTTATGTGGAGAAATAACCCTATAA
- a CDS encoding DUF3108 domain-containing protein: protein MKRWFIYLLAIVGIALVASKTADRFKFRNLKNSNFATGERYKYLAHYSFLNAGEAVITMDNDIHTVNNRPCYKVDVEGKSIGTFGLFMTINDLWRSYVDTAAVTTHEFYRNIEEGKYKLEETTKFDHHAGKGKLKQVKGDHKEDEEFEFPEYPQDIISGYYYLRTIEYDNMEAGEIVKMNAVYEDTVYNFQIKYLGKEVVKTKFGKINAFAMSPIMPDNDLFDGGDSITFWVSDDENRVPLKIRAKMFVGAVEVELIEYSGTKGEFNFADSD from the coding sequence ATGAAAAGGTGGTTTATATATTTATTGGCAATTGTGGGAATAGCCCTTGTGGCTTCCAAAACTGCTGATAGGTTCAAGTTTAGAAATTTGAAAAATAGCAATTTCGCTACGGGCGAACGCTATAAGTACTTGGCTCATTATAGTTTTTTGAACGCTGGGGAAGCAGTCATTACTATGGACAATGATATCCATACGGTGAATAATCGCCCTTGCTACAAAGTAGACGTAGAAGGCAAGTCAATTGGTACTTTTGGCTTGTTCATGACCATCAACGACTTGTGGAGGTCTTATGTAGATACCGCAGCTGTGACTACCCATGAGTTTTACCGTAACATAGAGGAGGGTAAATATAAACTAGAGGAAACCACCAAATTTGATCACCATGCTGGGAAAGGAAAACTAAAGCAGGTGAAGGGTGATCACAAGGAGGATGAAGAATTTGAATTCCCAGAGTATCCCCAAGATATCATTAGCGGATATTACTATCTCCGTACCATTGAGTATGACAATATGGAAGCGGGTGAAATAGTAAAAATGAATGCGGTGTATGAAGATACTGTGTACAATTTTCAAATAAAGTATTTAGGAAAGGAAGTGGTAAAGACAAAATTCGGGAAAATAAATGCCTTTGCTATGTCTCCTATCATGCCTGACAACGACTTGTTCGACGGAGGTGATTCCATTACTTTTTGGGTTTCAGATGATGAGAATAGAGTTCCTTTAAAAATTAGGGCCAAGATGTTTGTCGGGGCTGTTGAAGTGGAGTTGATCGAATATTCTGGAACGAAAGGAGAGTTCAACTTTGCAGATAGTGATTGA
- a CDS encoding MotA/TolQ/ExbB proton channel family protein, whose translation MKKLFTLLFFYCAVAFGVSTTALAQEDAAAETEVVDSSAVADDSTAVAETPAPIEEDASAEVVEEEAEATFHQIVKEKFIEGDWRFMSPVLLCLILGLAIALERIISLNLATTNTKKLVDRVEQAISEGGVDAALNVTKATKGPVASIFTQGLMRISEGIEMVEKSIISYGSVEMGRLEKGLVWISLFISLAPMLGFMGTVIGMIGAFDSIEAAGDISPSLVAGGIKVALLTTVAGLIVAIILQLFYNYCVSKVDSIVNDMEDASISLVDVLVKHKVGQN comes from the coding sequence ATGAAAAAATTATTCACATTATTGTTTTTTTACTGCGCAGTTGCATTTGGTGTATCGACAACTGCTTTAGCTCAAGAAGATGCAGCTGCTGAAACAGAAGTTGTCGACTCATCTGCTGTAGCTGACGACTCAACTGCAGTTGCAGAAACTCCTGCTCCTATTGAAGAAGATGCCTCTGCTGAGGTTGTTGAAGAAGAAGCAGAAGCTACTTTCCACCAGATTGTAAAAGAAAAGTTCATCGAAGGTGACTGGAGGTTTATGTCTCCTGTATTGCTTTGTTTGATCCTTGGTCTTGCAATTGCTTTGGAAAGAATCATCTCTTTGAACCTTGCTACTACAAACACCAAAAAATTGGTTGATAGAGTTGAGCAAGCTATCTCTGAAGGTGGTGTTGATGCTGCATTGAACGTAACTAAAGCTACAAAAGGTCCAGTTGCTTCAATCTTCACACAAGGTTTGATGCGTATCTCAGAAGGTATCGAAATGGTTGAAAAATCAATTATCTCTTACGGTTCTGTAGAAATGGGTCGTTTGGAAAAAGGTCTTGTATGGATTTCACTTTTCATCTCACTTGCCCCAATGCTTGGTTTCATGGGTACTGTAATTGGTATGATCGGTGCATTTGATTCAATTGAGGCAGCTGGTGATATCTCTCCTTCACTTGTAGCAGGTGGTATCAAAGTAGCACTTTTGACTACTGTAGCGGGTCTTATCGTTGCGATTATTCTTCAGTTGTTCTACAACTACTGTGTATCTAAAGTAGATTCAATTGTAAACGACATGGAAGATGCTTCTATCTCATTGGTTGACGTGTTGGTAAAACACAAAGTAGGCCAAAACTAG
- a CDS encoding DUF3467 domain-containing protein produces the protein MSKEEKDQNSNQINIELSEEVAEGVYANLAMIAHSNSEFVIDFIRLMPGVPKAKVKSRIIITPEHAKRLLMALNDNVQKYEATFGSIKRTEEAPKFPMNFGGTMGEA, from the coding sequence ATGAGCAAAGAGGAAAAAGACCAAAATTCAAACCAGATCAATATTGAGCTTTCAGAAGAAGTAGCAGAAGGAGTTTATGCTAATTTAGCGATGATAGCACATTCCAACAGCGAGTTTGTGATCGACTTTATTCGGTTGATGCCAGGAGTGCCTAAGGCAAAGGTGAAGTCAAGAATTATCATCACCCCAGAGCATGCGAAAAGATTGCTCATGGCCCTGAATGATAATGTGCAAAAATACGAGGCTACGTTTGGCTCCATTAAGCGTACAGAAGAAGCTCCTAAGTTTCCCATGAATTTTGGAGGGACAATGGGAGAAGCTTAA